In the Granulosicoccus antarcticus IMCC3135 genome, CTCAGGCATCAACCAGACAGACCAACAGGCACTGGCCATCGCTGGCGCACTGGAAAATATCAGTGGTGACCGGCATCAGGCGCAGTGGGATCTGCTGGGCGTGGAGGCTTTGCCTGAACTGCTGGCTGATGCATCGGCCGCGGAACCTTGCCTGCATTTGCCTGAACCCACTGAAGGCCAGAACACGGCAGCCGATTACATGAGTATGGGTCTGACCCTTGATCGTCACCCCTTGTCGCTATTGCGGGAGCGGCTGACAAAAAGGCGTATTCTGGATTCGAGCCGCTGGGCAGCCATTCCCAACGGCCGCATGGCTCGTATCGCAGGTCTTGTCAAAGTGCGTCAGCGCCCAGGCACGGCCAACGGTGTGATCTTCCTGACCATCGAGGATGAGGGCGGGCCGATGAACGTCATTGTCTGGAGCCAGGTCGCGGAAATCTTCCGCAAGGAGGTGCTGGGCGCGCAGATGGTATCGGTACACGGTGTCACGCAGCGCGAACAAGGGGTATCGCATCTGGTTGCCCGCAAAATCGAAGACCTGTCCTGGATGCTGGGCGAACTCACTGTCAGTTCCCGTGATTTCCATTAAAGAGCGTCATTTTCACTTCAGCGACACGCCTTGTGTGCCGCTCTCTCTAGAGACTCGTCATATCCTGAATTGCACTATCATTCCACTCAGACCAGAAAATTGAAATGAACGGCAGACAGAATCGCCGAATCATCATTGCCCTTGACGAATAAACCCTACAAACAAGCATGAGCAAGCACGCGGCGTGGCTACACGCTGAACTATCCCAGTGGATGCGCGATGGCCTGGTTGACGAGACGACCGCCAAGGCCATTGCCAGTCGCTACCCGATCAACCATGGTTTGTCCTGGGGCCTGTTCATTCTTACCGCTATCGGCGCCATTATCTTCGGCCTGGGCATCATCCTGTTCTTGGCCAACAACTGGGCGGGCATGCCTAAATCAGCAAAGCTGTTTCTTGTCTTTGCAGCCCTTGCCCTGAGCCACGGTATCGCGCTGTGGTTACGCCGCAAGCGTCCCCATCAGCTCAATCTGATTGAAGGCTTTCACCTTGTTGGCACCATGATGTTTGGCAGTGGTATCTGGCTGATTGCTCAGATCTACAACCTCAGTGAGCATTACCCCACCGCCCTGCTCGTATGGGGACTGGGTGCATTGGCAATGGCGTGGGCACTGCCATCCGTCATCCAGGCACTGCTGGCCTGCATACTCATTAGCGTCTGGGGCTTGTCCGAAACGCTGGATTTCCAGAATGTGCACCTGGCCAGTATCGCACTGGTGGCCATCGGCATTGTGCCACTGGCCTGGAATCAGCGTTCCCGAACACTGCTGCTATTCGGCCTGGTTTCGCTTATGGGTCTGAGCTTCATCAACATCGGCAACTTTCTGAGCTACAGCATTATCTTCAATCTGCTGTTTGCCGTCAGTCTGATGCTGATCGCTGCCGCCTACCTGGCCCAACGCACACAGTTTCCCGGCAGTGACTCGGTACTGCGCGGCGTTGGCGTCATTATCTACGGCGTCAGTCTGTTCATGCTGACCTTCGTCAACGATTTTGTCTCGAATATACAGCGCCTGCCCTATAATCCGGATGCCTCGTGGCAGGGGATCATCACCGTACAATGGGCAGTGCTGGCACTCGCGGTCATTATCTGGTGTTTTATGGTCCTGCCACCCGTCATCAGAAAGCTCAGGCTTGATACCGCGACCACCAAGACCTTCCAACACTATCTCGTCCTGGCCTCCTTGCTGACATTAATTGCTCATGATCTTGGCTGGTTCGACGGACAACCCTATATACCTGCCATCCTCTACAACGTGATTCTTGCCTCTCACAGCGTGCTGCTTATCATTCGCGGCACTGATAATCTGCATGGCAAGCAAGTCTCGTTGGGTTGCCTGATGCTGGTGGGTCTGATCATGGCTCGCTTCAATGATATGTTCGATAGCTTGCTGCTGCGTGCTCTGGCATTCGTTCTGATCGGCACCTTGCTCTTCATTATCGGACACTATTATTCAAAGTCGAAAATGCGGGGACTGAACCATGCGTAGCTGGATCATCGCCCTGTGCATAGCCGCCCAGCTTGCGGTACTGGCCTATATGGTTTTCGGGCGCGAAATGTTGATTAAAAACGGGACAAGAATCAGCATTACAACGGCGCCCATCGATCCTCGAGATCCGTTTCGCGGCGACTTTGTCCGTCTACGCTATCCTCTGAATACCCTGAGTCATGCACCGGTTCGCTGGCAGCCTTCAGACTATCAGCCACGCAAGGGCGACAAGATGTACGCCATACTCGAACAACGACCCGGTGGTTTGTACGATGTTGCCTATTTCAGCAATCTGCCACCCGCCAGTGATTCCAAACCTCTGTACTTGCGCGGGCGAATTCAGGCCGCTGTCAACTGGGACGGACGTAATCAGGTCGATGTCAGCTATGGCATCGAGCAACTGTTCGTCGAGCAAGGCTCAGGCGTGGACATTGAAGACCGGCGCGGCATCAGAGGAGGTATGCAGAACGCCATGCAAGCCACAATTTCCGTTGGCGCTGACGGCTCAGCCGTACTCACCGGGCACACCTGGAGTGACATTGCGATTGGTCTCGAGATCAGCGATACATTTCAATTGATCGAGCCGACATCGGAAGACTCTGCGGTTTCCGAGGATAACGGCAGCGACACCGATAGCCCAGATCTCATCAAGCCGCCATCCCAGACTGCCTCCCCGGATCTGCCACCGATCAGACTCACCGTAACCAACGTATCGCAAGACAGCATTACCTTGAACAATCCGGGTGACAACTGCGGATTCAGGCTCGAGCCTCGAACCCGATCGCATTCGGAGTTCTTCCAACCTGCTGGCGTCTGCGCAGATTTACCATCAAAGCCGGTAATGATCGAGGCCGGAGAGTCAATCGTCCTGGACATTGAACTGGCCAGTCCACGCTGGCATATGAGTCTGAAGTCGGGTGATGTCATCAGCACCGCCGACATACGCTCGTTTCAGAATAGTGCCGAATGGTTTCGTCTGGTTTACCGATCAGAGCAACAGGTGAAGAAACTGCCCGGCGCTGAAGCTGACGACAGCAAGACGACAAGAAATACAGATATGACCAATGCAAGTGCGCCCCCTTTTTGGCAAGGAGATCTTGTCAGTCAGGCCTTCAGCCCCAGAGGGCAGATGGACTAAGGGTTCGTGGAATCACGAATATCGAACCAACTCTGGATGCAAGACACATCGCATCCAAAGTTGGTGTGCCTAGTGCCTAATCCTGATTGAAAGCGGCAAAACCCGGCCAGGCGTTGGCAGCCTGAGAAATCAACGCTAACTCGAAAGCATCCAGATCGATAGAACCGGCCTTGGCATTGGAAACCGCTTGTTCGACATCTCTTGTACCAACCAGCACATGGCTGACGCCGGGCTGTTGCAAAGTCCAGGCAAGTACCAGTTGTTCGGTACTGACACCACGGTCACGCGCCAGTGATTTCACCGGAGCAAGCACGGCTTGCAAGGCTTCCAGCACGGCGGGTTGGAAACGAGGATTGCCTGTGCGCAAGTCACCTTCAGCAAACTCACGCTTGCTGTCGATCTTGCCAGTCAACAAGCCCTGGGCGATGGGTGAATAGCACAGAAAACCCAGATCAAACTCTTCACAAACAGGCAGATTGGCACTGTCCTGCTCTCGGTCCAGTAGACTGTAGCGTTCCTGATCGGTGCTCAATGCGCCCAGTCGCGCCGCCTCGCTAATACGCTCTGGTGTCTCGTTGCACAAGCCCCATGCCCGTATCCGTCCTTCATCGCGCAAGGCATCCAGAGTCGCCACCACCTCGGCCAGTTCGGTCTCAGGGTCTGGCCAGTGTGTCTGGTACAGATCGATATAATCGGTTCCCAGACGCTTGCAGCTCTCATCCAGCTCCCAGCGGATGGATTGCTCGTCCAGCGTTCGAAAGATTCGTTTGCCTTCGCTCTCAGCGTGCAAGGTGGCGCTTTCAAGATCCCAGCGCAGACCGCATTTGCTTGCCAGTATGATGTCTTCACGCTTGCGGCCCTCAATGGCCTTGCCGACGATTTCTTCCGATAGGCCAAACCCATAGACAGCCGCGGTGTCTATCAGGTCAACACCGGCGTCCAGTGATGCCTGTACCGCCTTGATGGACGCATTGGCATCTGCACCGCCCCACTTCCAGCCGCCAATAGCCCAGGCCCCGAAGGCAACTGCAGAGGCTTGCATACCGTGCTTGCCGAGTAGACGAGTTTTCATCCCTTCAATTCCAAGGATACCCCGTCGTTCAGGGCGGGGAGGAATTGGAATGCTGTATTTATAGCCAGTAGTTGTTGGCCCTTCTGGGTGAATGGGGGCGGAACGGTTATACAATCGGGCTGTGAAATCAACATGCATCAAGGTTCTCAAAGTCAGGGTAAA is a window encoding:
- a CDS encoding GDYXXLXY domain-containing protein, with the protein product MRSWIIALCIAAQLAVLAYMVFGREMLIKNGTRISITTAPIDPRDPFRGDFVRLRYPLNTLSHAPVRWQPSDYQPRKGDKMYAILEQRPGGLYDVAYFSNLPPASDSKPLYLRGRIQAAVNWDGRNQVDVSYGIEQLFVEQGSGVDIEDRRGIRGGMQNAMQATISVGADGSAVLTGHTWSDIAIGLEISDTFQLIEPTSEDSAVSEDNGSDTDSPDLIKPPSQTASPDLPPIRLTVTNVSQDSITLNNPGDNCGFRLEPRTRSHSEFFQPAGVCADLPSKPVMIEAGESIVLDIELASPRWHMSLKSGDVISTADIRSFQNSAEWFRLVYRSEQQVKKLPGAEADDSKTTRNTDMTNASAPPFWQGDLVSQAFSPRGQMD
- a CDS encoding DUF2157 domain-containing protein, which gives rise to MSKHAAWLHAELSQWMRDGLVDETTAKAIASRYPINHGLSWGLFILTAIGAIIFGLGIILFLANNWAGMPKSAKLFLVFAALALSHGIALWLRRKRPHQLNLIEGFHLVGTMMFGSGIWLIAQIYNLSEHYPTALLVWGLGALAMAWALPSVIQALLACILISVWGLSETLDFQNVHLASIALVAIGIVPLAWNQRSRTLLLFGLVSLMGLSFINIGNFLSYSIIFNLLFAVSLMLIAAAYLAQRTQFPGSDSVLRGVGVIIYGVSLFMLTFVNDFVSNIQRLPYNPDASWQGIITVQWAVLALAVIIWCFMVLPPVIRKLRLDTATTKTFQHYLVLASLLTLIAHDLGWFDGQPYIPAILYNVILASHSVLLIIRGTDNLHGKQVSLGCLMLVGLIMARFNDMFDSLLLRALAFVLIGTLLFIIGHYYSKSKMRGLNHA
- a CDS encoding aldo/keto reductase, which produces MKTRLLGKHGMQASAVAFGAWAIGGWKWGGADANASIKAVQASLDAGVDLIDTAAVYGFGLSEEIVGKAIEGRKREDIILASKCGLRWDLESATLHAESEGKRIFRTLDEQSIRWELDESCKRLGTDYIDLYQTHWPDPETELAEVVATLDALRDEGRIRAWGLCNETPERISEAARLGALSTDQERYSLLDREQDSANLPVCEEFDLGFLCYSPIAQGLLTGKIDSKREFAEGDLRTGNPRFQPAVLEALQAVLAPVKSLARDRGVSTEQLVLAWTLQQPGVSHVLVGTRDVEQAVSNAKAGSIDLDAFELALISQAANAWPGFAAFNQD